A region of Parcubacteria group bacterium DNA encodes the following proteins:
- a CDS encoding DNA translocase FtsK 4TM domain-containing protein produces the protein MARRKKVKKSVPSHAKKPLFDLEGQTKKAILAILFFSFAVIVLLSVWQKAGPFGDFVYKIFNYLFGWGYFILPAVFLVMAYEFLKSRREHIYFVTIFGAFLLFISILGISELYSSDNNAGLAGYILAVSLDKMFGFWASLVLLISFVFISLLMTLNIPLRIGKDENEEEEEEVAPESGEPRPESGREVNPVIVNQAISKEERRMTIPKTVESSFAPQSGVAEGEDEFKIPKFIGNAYNPPVIDLLERAESRPMSGDIKANANIIRRTLEHFGIDVEMGEVNVGPTVTQYTLRPAQGVKIAKIVTLHNDLALALAAHPLRIEAPIPGKALVGIEVPNKSIALVRLGSLLDTDTFKKSNSLTFALGRDVSGVPVFTDLSKMPHLLIAGATGSGKSVSIHSIITSLIWRNSPGQLKFILIDPKRVELAYYRDLPHLLTPVLSDGKKSLNALRWAVKEMEQRYETLSQANVRDILSYNNQVLRKKEEDLFMPYLVIVIDELADLMAAYGREVEGTIIRLAQMARAVGIHLIVSTQRPSVEVLTGLIKANITSRVALQVPSQVDSRTILDMAGAEKLLGNGDMLYLAGDASKPRRLQGVYILEKEIKRVVDYIAEKNPVSEIGETEESTTFSPPELDFSNPNEFDSPVGGEEDELLGEAKTVILQAQKASASLLQRRLSVGYARAARLLDILEEQGYISPGDGAKPREVYSDKFNQNDASLNETNEE, from the coding sequence ATGGCAAGACGAAAAAAAGTAAAAAAATCAGTTCCGTCTCACGCGAAAAAACCTCTTTTTGATTTGGAAGGCCAGACCAAGAAAGCCATTTTGGCGATTTTATTTTTCAGCTTTGCCGTTATCGTTCTCTTAAGTGTCTGGCAGAAAGCCGGGCCATTCGGCGATTTTGTTTACAAAATTTTCAATTATCTTTTTGGTTGGGGTTATTTCATTCTGCCGGCGGTATTTTTGGTGATGGCCTACGAATTTTTAAAATCGCGCCGCGAACATATTTATTTTGTAACAATATTTGGCGCCTTTTTACTTTTTATTTCAATTTTAGGCATCTCGGAGCTTTATTCTTCGGATAATAACGCCGGTTTAGCGGGTTACATATTAGCCGTTTCTTTAGATAAAATGTTCGGTTTTTGGGCTTCTTTAGTTCTTCTTATTTCCTTTGTTTTTATATCGCTTCTGATGACTCTGAATATTCCCTTAAGAATCGGGAAAGATGAAAACGAAGAAGAGGAGGAAGAAGTCGCTCCCGAAAGTGGGGAGCCTCGTCCAGAATCTGGTCGGGAAGTTAATCCGGTGATTGTAAACCAGGCGATTTCAAAAGAAGAAAGACGGATGACGATACCAAAAACGGTTGAGTCCTCCTTCGCCCCGCAAAGCGGGGTTGCGGAGGGTGAAGATGAATTTAAAATCCCCAAATTTATCGGTAATGCCTATAATCCGCCGGTTATAGATTTGCTTGAACGAGCGGAAAGCCGTCCGATGTCGGGCGATATTAAGGCTAATGCCAATATCATCAGAAGAACTTTAGAACATTTTGGTATTGATGTTGAAATGGGGGAAGTTAATGTTGGTCCGACTGTCACTCAATACACTCTAAGGCCGGCTCAAGGCGTGAAAATTGCAAAAATTGTAACTTTGCATAATGATTTGGCATTGGCTTTGGCGGCGCATCCTTTAAGAATTGAAGCGCCGATACCCGGCAAGGCCCTGGTTGGCATTGAAGTGCCGAACAAATCTATAGCCCTGGTTCGGCTCGGCAGCTTGCTTGATACGGATACTTTCAAAAAATCCAATTCTTTAACATTTGCTTTGGGCCGCGACGTTAGCGGCGTACCGGTTTTTACCGATCTCTCAAAAATGCCCCACCTTCTAATTGCCGGCGCTACCGGTTCTGGAAAATCCGTTTCCATTCACAGTATAATCACGTCACTTATTTGGCGAAACAGTCCGGGTCAATTAAAATTTATTCTTATTGATCCCAAAAGAGTTGAATTGGCTTATTACCGAGATCTGCCCCATCTTTTAACGCCGGTTTTGAGCGACGGGAAAAAATCACTCAATGCCTTAAGATGGGCGGTTAAAGAAATGGAACAACGTTACGAAACTCTTTCACAAGCCAATGTTAGGGATATATTAAGCTACAACAATCAAGTTTTGAGGAAAAAAGAAGAAGACTTATTTATGCCATACTTAGTTATTGTCATTGATGAATTAGCCGACCTTATGGCGGCTTACGGTAGGGAAGTTGAGGGCACGATTATCCGCTTAGCGCAAATGGCGCGTGCCGTCGGAATTCATCTTATCGTTTCTACCCAAAGGCCGTCGGTAGAAGTTTTGACTGGTTTGATTAAAGCCAATATTACCAGCCGCGTTGCATTGCAAGTACCTTCCCAAGTTGATTCTAGGACAATTCTTGATATGGCCGGAGCTGAAAAACTTTTGGGGAACGGTGATATGCTTTATCTTGCCGGCGACGCTTCAAAGCCACGCCGGCTTCAAGGTGTCTATATTTTGGAGAAAGAAATTAAAAGGGTTGTTGATTATATTGCCGAAAAAAATCCTGTTTCGGAAATTGGCGAAACAGAAGAATCAACAACTTTCTCTCCGCCGGAATTAGATTTTTCCAATCCGAACGAATTTGATTCGCCGGTTGGCGGAGAAGAGGATGAACTATTGGGTGAGGCCAAAACGGTTATTTTGCAAGCCCAAAAAGCATCGGCCTCGCTTCTTCAAAGGCGGCTATCCGTGGGATATGCTCGGGCGGCGCGCCTTTTGGATATTCTTGAAGAGCAGGGCTATATCAGCCCCGGCGATGGCGCAAAGCCCAGAGAGGTTTATTCTGATAAATTTAATCAAAATGACGCAAGTTTAAATGAAACTAATGAAGAATAA